The following proteins come from a genomic window of Methanosarcina sp. MTP4:
- a CDS encoding formylmethanofuran dehydrogenase subunit A — protein sequence MRMSEILIKNANVCDPAQGINCETMDLCIRDGKIVESVSESAKVIDAAGRLTMAGGFDGHTHSAGKINVGRFMNPNDARRTLVPGLSGPEAMTEKTRAQVGYNTPNTYAIGYRYAKLGYTTICEAAIPMLAARHTHEEFKEIPILDKMGLSLFGSNWQVMEYIRDKEPEKLAAYVAWGLKASRGYGVKIVNAGGGEAWGWGKNVSGLYDPVPNFDVTPAEILMGLAEANEKLQLPHSVHVHCNNLGKPGNYETTIETMKMFEKVKPVVDRQALHVTHVQFNAYAGTSWRDFETGAPMVADYLNGANHLTFDLGQVIFGPAVTMTADGPVEYANSRMLHEKWSNQDIELEDASGVVPLSYSPKSFINAVQWAIGIELALLVEDPWKIMFTTDSPNGGSFVNYPEAFTYLMSAKKREQVISGFGKMALDRMVLPGLDRELSFYELAIMTRSMQSKMYSRPEKGNLKVGSDADVAIYDIITSDIDPSVEHEKVKQAFSGAAYTLKDGKVVVKDGKIEATPMGRTYWVNAKVPADIDSAMNKDTDIKFKKYYTVSKSNYMVEDSYLPNPVEISTEGEF from the coding sequence ATGAGAATGTCGGAAATCCTTATTAAAAACGCAAACGTTTGCGACCCTGCACAGGGCATTAACTGTGAAACCATGGACCTCTGCATAAGGGACGGCAAAATAGTTGAAAGCGTCTCGGAAAGCGCAAAGGTCATTGATGCCGCAGGCAGGCTCACCATGGCAGGGGGCTTTGACGGGCACACCCACAGCGCAGGGAAGATCAACGTAGGGCGCTTTATGAACCCTAACGATGCAAGGAGAACCCTGGTGCCGGGACTCTCAGGCCCAGAAGCAATGACCGAAAAGACAAGGGCACAGGTCGGGTACAACACACCCAATACCTATGCAATCGGGTACAGGTACGCAAAACTCGGGTACACAACCATCTGTGAAGCCGCAATCCCGATGCTTGCCGCAAGGCACACCCACGAGGAATTCAAAGAAATCCCCATCCTGGACAAAATGGGGCTCTCTCTTTTCGGGAGCAACTGGCAGGTAATGGAGTACATCCGGGACAAGGAACCGGAAAAGCTGGCAGCCTATGTGGCCTGGGGCCTGAAAGCCTCCAGGGGCTATGGGGTAAAGATCGTAAACGCAGGCGGAGGAGAAGCCTGGGGCTGGGGTAAGAACGTAAGCGGACTTTATGACCCTGTCCCGAACTTCGACGTAACCCCTGCAGAGATCCTGATGGGGCTTGCCGAAGCAAATGAGAAACTGCAGCTCCCCCACTCCGTGCATGTGCACTGCAACAACCTGGGAAAGCCCGGCAACTATGAGACCACCATCGAGACCATGAAAATGTTCGAGAAGGTGAAGCCAGTCGTGGACAGGCAGGCCCTCCACGTAACCCATGTCCAGTTCAACGCTTACGCCGGGACCTCCTGGCGGGACTTCGAGACGGGAGCCCCGATGGTCGCAGACTACCTGAACGGTGCGAACCACCTGACTTTCGACCTTGGACAGGTCATTTTCGGCCCTGCAGTAACCATGACTGCCGACGGCCCTGTGGAGTATGCAAACTCCCGGATGCTGCACGAAAAGTGGAGCAATCAGGATATCGAGCTGGAAGATGCTTCGGGTGTTGTGCCCCTTTCATATTCCCCCAAGAGCTTCATAAACGCAGTTCAGTGGGCAATAGGGATCGAACTGGCCCTGCTCGTAGAAGACCCCTGGAAGATCATGTTCACCACTGACAGCCCGAACGGCGGCTCCTTCGTGAACTACCCTGAAGCTTTCACCTACCTGATGAGCGCAAAGAAGAGGGAGCAGGTCATCTCCGGCTTCGGCAAGATGGCACTGGACAGAATGGTGCTCCCCGGACTCGACAGGGAACTGAGTTTCTATGAACTTGCGATTATGACCAGGAGCATGCAGTCGAAGATGTACAGCAGGCCTGAGAAAGGAAACCTCAAGGTAGGTTCCGATGCAGACGTTGCCATCTATGACATCATCACCAGCGACATTGACCCCTCCGTTGAGCACGAGAAGGTCAAGCAGGCCTTTAGCGGCGCTGCATACACCCTGAAAGATGGAAAGGTCGTCGTCAAGGATGGAAAAATCGAAGCCACCCCGATGGGCAGGACCTATTGGGTGAATGCAAAAGTTCCGGCAGATATCGA